The following are encoded together in the Anaerostipes caccae L1-92 genome:
- a CDS encoding stage V sporulation protein AB, translating to MFLRNLLLVVYGLSAGALIAGSFLAFLSMIGVVPRLAGLSKTISHAMLYETCITLGGVLGTAVFIYRWHIPLGYPLLILYGLFGGIFTGCLIGALAEMLKSLPVFSRRMKLRDGIPFVIYSIALGKIAGCWMQFLR from the coding sequence ATGTTTCTTCGTAACTTACTACTTGTAGTATACGGCTTATCCGCAGGAGCACTCATCGCGGGAAGTTTCCTGGCATTCTTAAGTATGATTGGAGTTGTTCCGAGACTTGCAGGTCTTTCCAAAACAATATCTCACGCCATGCTGTATGAAACCTGCATTACCCTGGGCGGAGTCCTGGGAACAGCAGTATTTATCTACCGGTGGCACATTCCGCTGGGATATCCGCTGCTGATCTTATATGGACTGTTCGGAGGAATCTTCACAGGATGCCTGATCGGAGCGCTGGCCGAAATGCTCAAAAGCCTGCCGGTCTTCTCAAGAAGAATGAAACTGAGAGACGGAATACCATTCGTCATCTATTCCATAGCCCTAGGCAAAATAGCAGGCTGCTGGATGCAATTTTTGCGCTAG